A section of the Equus caballus isolate H_3958 breed thoroughbred chromosome 21, TB-T2T, whole genome shotgun sequence genome encodes:
- the OR6AA2 gene encoding olfactory receptor family 6 subfamily AA member 2 (The RefSeq protein has 3 substitutions compared to this genomic sequence) has product MDVTNKTAVTEFIFLGFSGVLSLRLTLFLMFLTVYLFSFMGNTLIIFIVLMDSTLQTPMYIFLGNLSFLEIWYTTATVPKLLATCLSQVVTISVSGCITQYYFFFSMGATECILLAVMAYDRYLAVCSPLHYSLLMSIPVCLRFSAGSWVGGFIAPLLPTILISHLNFCGPRKINHFFCDSDPIFKLSCSDTFLVEALGYTCSSIVILSSFLLTMSSYGHIVVTITRLSSRDAKKKTFSTCASHLTVVTIYYGTIIFAYVRPPAKYNFTIGKVVSVFYCVVTPLVNPLIYTLRNKDVKKAFRKVLAQRRLLLVRNMRGI; this is encoded by the coding sequence ATGGATGTAACAAACAAAACAGCAGTGACCgagttcatttttcttgggttttctgGTGTTCTCTCTCTGCGGCTCACATTGTTTGTGATGTTTCTCACTGTATATCTGTTCTCCTTCATGGGAAACACCCTCATCATTTTTATTGTTCTGATGGATTCCACACTTCAAACACCCATGTACATTTTCTTGGGAAATTTGTCATTCCTAGAGATCTGGTACACCACAGCCACAGTGCCTAAATTGCTGGCCACCTGCCTTTCACAGGTTGTCACCATCTCTGTTTCTGGTTGTATAACTCAGTACTACTTCTTTTTCTCCATGGGAGCTACAGAGTGCATCCTGCTGGCAGTCATGGCCTATGACCGGTACCTGGCTGTCTGCAGCCCTCTACATTACTCACTCCTCATGAGTATTCCAGTGTGCCTGCGATTTTCAGCTGGATCTTGGGTTGGAGGCTTCATTGCCCCTCTGCTACCTACCATACTCATCTCTCATCTAAACTTTTGTGGCCCCCGGAAGATCAACCATTTCTTTTGTGACTCAGATCCCATTTTTAAACTGTCTTGCTCAGACACATTCTTGGTGGAGGCCTTGGGCTACACATGTAGCTCTATCGTGATTCTAAGTTCTTTCCTTCTCACCATGTCCTCCTACGGCCATATTGTGGTCACAATAACTAGACTGTCTTCCAGGGATGCTAAgaagaaaactttctgcacctgtgcctcccacctcacTGTGGTCACCATCTATTATGGCACCATTATCTTCGCCTATGTCTGCCCCCCAGCCAAATACAACTTCACCATTGGTAAGGTGGTCTCAGTGTTCTACTGTGTGGTCACCCCATTGGTAAATCCTCTCATATACACCCTGAGaaacaaagatgtgaagaaaGCTTTCAGGAAAGTTCTAGCACAAAGGAGATTGCTCTTGGTCAGAAACATGAGAGGGATTTGA